The window AAGTCCTTTTTGTGAGGCGCAGGCTGGTTGTTCTTGTAGGACTGCCTGTATCCCTTCGTGAATTTTTCTTCTCACATGGGCCCGGCAGCCACAGCGGCGAATTCTGCACCGAGTCTGCCATATCCGCATAGCCGTCTGTGTGCAGATAGCCTCTGAAGCGCTCTTATTACAGAAGATAAACATAGACTCACCGCTGAAATCACAGGCAAGGCTGAGATTTACGATGGCAGCCAGACCATCGACACCCTTACGCATATTCGCAGCGCCGCAGACAATATATATCTTTATTACTGCTCTCGATCATAAAACTGCTCCCTTCTGCGATGCTTAATAAGGGGAGTTTACATGCTTTTTGACTTAATTTATAGGTACGGGAGTTTTGACGCTTACTTTATACCGAACGCACTTACCGGAAAAACAAGGCGGCCTCGGAGAGGCATACCAGCGATTGCTATAAAAATTTCCATTATGTCTTTTCCATCTATTGCCCGTTTACTTTTGAATACAAAAAAGGGCTTCCAGCAAAAGCCAAAAGCCCTGAATTATCAATGGTGGACGATAGAAGAATTGAACTTCTGACCTCTTCCGTGTCAAGGAAGCGTTCTACCTCTGAACTAATCGTCCGTGACCTGACAGGAAGAAATTCTACCGTGGAATCCCTTTTCTGTCAACACCCTGCGCCGCAAATTGTTATTGCTTTGTTAATTGCAAAAGTAACCGAGTCCCCCAAGTGATATAAGCATCGTAATAACTTCTGCGAAAAAGATAAGAGAACGCCAGTCGCATTAACTTTTGCGAGGGAGTATGATCATAATATCTTTAGCCGCCTTGTCTTTTGAATGGAGTGTTCGCCATGAATTGTTTTTCTCACTTGTCACTCTCAGATAGGATAAGGATAGAGAGCAGTCTCAACTCAAGGAGGTCTTTTAAGAAAATTGCCGAAGTTTTAGGCAAACATCCTTCGTCTATTTCTCTTGAGATCAGAAAGCATTTGCAGAGGAAAAGGACGGGCGGCGCCGGACAGTGCTTCAATGACTGTGCCAAACGCATGGGATGTAAACGTTCCGGGCTTTGTAACGTGAAGAGGCGTCAAAGAACATTTCAAGGTTGATAAGAGCTGTCGTAAGGGAAGGATGTTCTCAGATTTTACAGAGTATCTGAAAGACAATCCAGACGTTTCTCCAGTTCAAATAGACACCGTCGAAGGTATCAAAGGAGGCCCAGTCTTGTTGACCGTCCACTTTCTCGACACGTCGTTCATGCTGGCCTTTCTCCGCGGCGCCAATACCGCACGCTCCGTGTCCGATGTCTTTGACGGACTTTATTCCCTCTTGGGCATTGAGAGCTTCAAACTTCTCTTTCCTGTGATCCTCACAGACAATGGAAGTGAGTTTTCCGCTCCCATGGCACTTGAAAAAGATGCTGGCGGCATACGGCGCTGCCGTGTATTTTACTGTGACCCGTCGTCTCCGTTCCAAAAGGGCGTTATTGAAAACAATCATGAACTGATACGCCGCATCATTCCCAAAGGAAAAAGCTTCGGCGGACTATCTCAGCCACAAATACAGCTTATGATGGACCATATCAATTCGTACAACAGAAAGTGGTCTCGGTTACTTCTGCAAAGTTGCAGTTATTTTTGCTATTCACAAATCTTTCCACTCATATTTTACTATCGCATAGCATCCCATATTTAGTGTTATATAATCTTTTCTTGCTTTATCTTGAAATGCAATGTAAAATGTTGTACCGGATGCGGGAATGGCGGAATTGGTAGACGCGCAAGACTTAGGATCTTGTGCCACCGGCGTAGGGGTTCGAGTCCCCTTTCCCGCACCATTTATGCAGGATGTATACGCGTATCATTATTTTCCTATTTTTGCTTTTGTCCAATAAGATTTTGCAGTCCGCAGAGGCTCGTCTTTCATTTCCAGTATAACAAAACAAAAACAGACTATTGATATGAAATCAAGGTCATCAGAAGAGACTGGAATTCCTTCCTCATCACCGTTACTTCTCCTTGGGACCGCGGCGCTGAAAAAGTTTTTTAAGCCAAAGCTTAAATGGGAGGCAATATCTTTCTTTGGCACAGGAGACCATATCCTCGGAACAGATAAGCGTTATATAGGCCAGCACCGATGCCGATATCGAGAGCATATATAACCCTAGCCCCGCACCGATGCCAAGCACCGTTATAAGATATACCTCCGCCGCCGTCGTGATCCCCTTTATGTCACCGTGCGGGCTCTTATATATTATCCCCGCTCCTATAAAGCCGATACCAGTCAGCATACCAACCATCAGACGCGCGGGGTCTGTCCTCACGCTGACCTCATGCGGATAGGAGTAGGCCAACTCGGTAAAACCGTAGGACGAGATGATCGCCACTGTACAGGCGGCCAGAGAGATGAGTATATGCGTACGTGCGCCGATAGGTTTATTCCTATGCTTGCGCTCCATTCCAAAGACCGCGCCTAAAAAAGCGGCCAGCATCAGCCGGCATAAAATCTCAAATTCTCCAATATACATCCGTCCACCTCCTAAAATAAAATCGGGCAGTAGAACCGGAGAGCGGCCGGCCCTGCTGCCCCTGTACAATAAAGATCGTTAGTCCGAAAGATCTACCAGCTGCGCTTTGACACCCTCAAGCGCGTTAAGCTTGCTTTCAAGCTCTCTTGAGGTCTCATTACAGCAACAGAGCTGAAGCACCAGAAGCCCCGCCGGCGAACAGGTACCAGGCGTAGATTGATCGTGGAGGCCAAGCCTTGTCAAAATCGAGCATCCATACTCGGTCAGCACACGCTGTACCTCAACGGCGCATTTATCACGATTATAGATTCTCACCGCCATGATCTGATAACAATTCATTTCGAGCACCCCTTATCTGTACATATTATATTTATCTTACAATTCCTAAACGTTAGTCTAACATATAAAACTATTTTCTACAATTTGTCTTATCGCCTATTTCTATGATAAATAACATCTTTGTTGAGTTAAAGTAAAAAAAGTCGTAGCATTTTTTGTTTTTCATATTGACACAAACTATATTTTGATTATAATTATTCGCGTGCTTCGGCAGAGGCAGTGTGAAATGTGCGCCTGTAGCTCAGCCGGATAGAGCAACTGCCTTCTAAGCAGTGGGCCGGGGGTTCGAGTCCCTTCAGGCGCGCCACTTTAACAAGTGCGAAGCACAGAAAAAGTTGTTTATGGTGAGTGTAGCTCAATTGGTTAGAGTACCGGATTGTGGTTCCGGTGGTTGCGGGTTCAATTCCCGTCACTCACCCCACTAAATAGCTTTTGTTTAAATGGTTGGATCGTTAGCTCAACTGGCAGAGCACCTGACTCTTAATCAGGGGGTTACAGGTTCGATTCCTGTACGATCCACCAACTTAAAAGGAAGACGCGTTTGGATCGTTAGCTCAACTGGCAGAGCACCTGACTCTTAATCAGGGGGTTACAGGTTCGATTCCTGTACGATCCACCATTTTTATCTGGGCGATTAACTCAGTGGTAGAGTGTCACCTTCACACGGTGGAAGTCGTTGGTTCGAACCCAATATCGCCCACCATCGTTATTACAGAGCCCTTGAGATTTTTTGAGGGTTCTTTTTTTATGCAAAAAATTGCTGTATGCCGCAAGCGTCAAAACTACCGTACCTACACCAATAAGCAGATCTATTGTATTATCGTTCAGCAGAGTCGTTGAGTCCAGCACCAGAGGCAGGGGCACAGGATTCGTAAGCGTCAAATATACCGTACATACGCCAATAATCAGATCTATTGTATTATAATTCAGCAGAGTCGTTGACTCCAGCATCAGAGGCATGGTCACAGGATTCGTCGTTGTCGCCGGCCGTTGAATCCGGCTGGCCTTTCAATTTGCAGCGGCATGGAAGCTCTTTGCTCCAGGGCAGGATGGTATGGTATCGCTCCGGTGCCGTGTTGGGCATGTTTTCAAGAATGTATTTGAGGTATTCGTATGGTTTGAGGTGGTTCTCTTTTGCCCTCTCTATTATTGAGTAGATTACCGCGCTGGTTTCCGCTCCTTTGGGGGAGCAGGAAAAGAGCCAGTTTTTTCTGCCTATGACGAATGGTTTTATGCTTCGTTCCGCTAAGGAGTGTTCAAGGCCCACGCGAATAAGGCATCCGTTATTGCCTTGCTTTGTTCTAGTCTTTTGACACGACGCTCTTCCGGCGTCAGTTTTGTATAGTCACGTTCAAGAGCGAAGAGTCTGTCGCAGTATTCAAGTCCTTTTTGTGAGGCGCAGGCTGGTTGTTCTTGTAGGACTGCCTGTATCCCTTCGTGAATTTTTCTTCTCACATGGGCCCGGCAGCCACAGCGGCGAATTCTGCACCGAGTCTGCCATATCCGCATAGCCGTCTGTGTGCAGATAGCCTCTGAAGCGCTCTTATTACAGAAGATAAACATAGACTCACCGCTGAAATCACAGGCAAGGCTGAGATTTACGATGGCAGCCAGACCATCGACACCCTTACGCATATCCGCAGCTCCGCAGACAATATATATCTTTATTACTGCTCTCGATCATAAAACTGCTCTCTTCTGCGATGCTTAATAAGAGGAGTTTACATGCTTTTCGACTTAATTTATAGGTACGGGAGTTTTGACGCTTACAGAATTTTCATCTATTGCCTGTTTACCTTTGAATACCAAAAAGGGCTTCCAGCAAAAGCCGAAAGCCCTGAATTATCAATGGTGGACGGTAGAAGAATTGAACTTCTGACCTCTTCCGTGTCAAGGAAGCGTATTGTATTCCGTTTAAGATTTGGCTCAAAAAGCTTTTCCGCTGCCACAGCTCCAGGGGAAGGTAGCTGCACAGGGAGAATTTTAGCCCATTCCGACGGCCGCAGGCTGCTGTTCGTAGCGCTCCCCATACAATGACGGCGCTGTTCGCATACCCAATTAATACTACAAAACCGGCCTACATGGCTTTTGTTAAAGAGTATGGGATGTCGGCTTCATAATTAAAATGTGATATTAACTTTGGCGCTCATAAAATATTCGTGTTATAATAAATTATCTTTAAAAATAAATAATGCAATGCTTCTTATGATAAGTTACTAAAGCCAGAGACCACTGGCGTATAGTTATTTATATAGAATGCGGCAAGATACAAAAATCTATTATATAAGGAGAAAATAATATGTTATTTGAGCTCCTCAACGGTATAGCTGTTTTAAAGTTCGACGCCCTATGGACTACGACGCTGGCAATTATTTTGCTCTTAATCGGTTTCGCGATCAGGAACAAGGTCGGCATCATTGGCAGGTTTTGTATCCCGGCGCCGGTTATCGGCGGCCTTTTGATGTCCATCACCACGCTTATACTTCACCATACGGGAAATTTCACCGTTCAGTTCACAACCTCTATGCAGTCGCCGATGATGCTGGCCTTTTTTACTACGGTCGGAGTCGGCGTAAGCTTTGGACTGCTTAAAAAGGGAGGACGCGCGCTGATAATCTATCTGGTATTCTGCTGGGTTCTGGCGGCGATACAGAATGCCTTCGGCGCCGGACTCGCCTCGGCGCTGGGGTTGAATCCGCTTCTGGGCATCATGGCCGGGGCCGTATCTCTTGAGGGCGGACATGGCGCGGCCGCCGCCTTTGGTCCAATGGTGGAAGGGTTAGGAGTAAAAGGCGCGGCCGCGGTAGCCATAGCCTCGGCCACCTTTGGGCTTATCGCGGGCGGACTTCTTGGAGGGCCGGTAGCCAAGACTCTTATCGAGCGCCATCACCTAAAGATAGAGGCGAATGCGGATACGATGTTTCAGAAAAGCGCCGACGATATCCTGAATGAGCAGTCCGAGAGAAAAGTAACCAGCGCCGCTCTGCTCAGCACCCTTGCGCTCGTACTCATTCTTATGGTCATCGGTTCATATCTTTCACAATATATCGCCAGGCTGACGGCCGGAACTAATTTCAGCCTTCCCGGTTATGTGACTGCGATGTTCGCGGCGGTCGTATTCAGAAATCTAAACGACCACCTCCATTTTGTTAAAATCAACAGCAGCTGTATAGACATCATTTCCGATATATCGATCGGCATATTTCTTACCATGGCGATGATGAGTCTGCGCATCTGGGATCTTTACGACCTCGCATTGCCGCTCATCGTGATCCTCATGCTGCAGACGACGCTAATCGTGCTACTGGCGATGTTTGTCCTGTTCCGCCTGCTGGGGAGGGATTATGACGCGGTCGTCATGTGTTCGGGTTTCATCGGACATGGCCTGGGAGCCACTCCAAACGCCGTAGCTAATATGGGATCGGTGTGTGAGAGATACGGCGTAATGTCATACAAGGCTTTTCTGATAGTTCCGCTCTGCGGCGCGGTCCTTATTGATCTTGTCGGTATTCCCAATATAGTATGGTTCATCAATTTCTTTGCCAACCGCTAAAAATCAACAAGAAGAGTGCCTAGGTTTCAGCTTCGGAACCGAGGCACTCTTTTTGCGAACTGCATCGCTGCACCGCATAAACGCTGATCATCCGGCACAGGCGGTAATCCTGCCGGTCCGTTAAATTATTTCCCCTAAATTGCCTTTTTACGTGAGCCAAGTCCATTTTTTCGGAATGAACCAAATATCCTGTAATTTCGAATGCCAGTTCATGTTTTATTTCATGCTGAATTATTTTTCAAATAATCGAAATATTATATCACTGTTATTTACAGGTTCTACGAACGCGTCATCTCACCACAGCCATGGGGACACG is drawn from Cloacibacillus porcorum and contains these coding sequences:
- a CDS encoding helix-turn-helix domain-containing protein; this encodes MNCFSHLSLSDRIRIESSLNSRRSFKKIAEVLGKHPSSISLEIRKHLQRKRTGGAGQCFNDCAKRMGCKRSGLCNVKRRQRTFQG
- a CDS encoding MgtC/SapB family protein; the protein is MYIGEFEILCRLMLAAFLGAVFGMERKHRNKPIGARTHILISLAACTVAIISSYGFTELAYSYPHEVSVRTDPARLMVGMLTGIGFIGAGIIYKSPHGDIKGITTAAEVYLITVLGIGAGLGLYMLSISASVLAYITLICSEDMVSCAKERYCLPFKLWLKKLFQRRGPKEK
- the tnpB gene encoding IS66 family insertion sequence element accessory protein TnpB → MKIYIVCGAADMRKGVDGLAAIVNLSLACDFSGESMFIFCNKSASEAICTQTAMRIWQTRCRIRRCGCRAHVRRKIHEGIQAVLQEQPACASQKGLEYCDRLFALERDYTKLTPEERRVKRLEQSKAITDALFAWALNTP
- the gltS gene encoding sodium/glutamate symporter, coding for MLFELLNGIAVLKFDALWTTTLAIILLLIGFAIRNKVGIIGRFCIPAPVIGGLLMSITTLILHHTGNFTVQFTTSMQSPMMLAFFTTVGVGVSFGLLKKGGRALIIYLVFCWVLAAIQNAFGAGLASALGLNPLLGIMAGAVSLEGGHGAAAAFGPMVEGLGVKGAAAVAIASATFGLIAGGLLGGPVAKTLIERHHLKIEANADTMFQKSADDILNEQSERKVTSAALLSTLALVLILMVIGSYLSQYIARLTAGTNFSLPGYVTAMFAAVVFRNLNDHLHFVKINSSCIDIISDISIGIFLTMAMMSLRIWDLYDLALPLIVILMLQTTLIVLLAMFVLFRLLGRDYDAVVMCSGFIGHGLGATPNAVANMGSVCERYGVMSYKAFLIVPLCGAVLIDLVGIPNIVWFINFFANR
- a CDS encoding transposase domain-containing protein: MGLEHSLAERSIKPFVIGRKNWLFSCSPKGAETSAVIYSIIERAKENHLKPYEYLKYILENMPNTAPERYHTILPWSKELPCRCKLKGQPDSTAGDNDESCDHASDAGVNDSAEL
- the tnpB gene encoding IS66 family insertion sequence element accessory protein TnpB; this encodes MKIYIVCGAANMRKGVDGLAAIVNLSLACDFSGESMFIFCNKSASEAICTQTAMRIWQTRCRIRRCGCRAHVRRKIHEGIQAVLQEQPACASQKGLEYCDRLFALERDYTKLTLEERRVKRLEQSKAITDALFAWALNTP